A genome region from Eremothecium cymbalariae DBVPG#7215 chromosome 4, complete sequence includes the following:
- the RRP15 gene encoding rRNA-processing protein RRP15 (similar to Ashbya gossypii AGR252C) yields the protein MASKGGISVSDRKKRKLNESEDKGQKRGSGLQDEEVISGNESSSDGDSVVGDESDLDQGSSSSSGGEEEGEDGEEEGEDGEEDEYDFSKSKKSSKSKHDDGSESFSNALSNILGSHLKAYDRVNPILARNKRVLKKSEADKLELKAKKALLAQKKQMLNKTRNTEIIPTVAAGEDSERITKVLEKERNLRKIAQKGVVKLFNAILSTQVKTEREVQETLSTVKNAAERKTILTEVSKEKFLDLVKAAGNS from the coding sequence ATGGCGTCCAAGGGCGGTATTAGTGTTTCGGATAGGAAAAAGAGGAAGCTTAACGAATCCGAGGACAAAGGTCAGAAGCGTGGCAGTGGTTTGCAGGATGAGGAGGTGATTTCCGGCAAtgaatcttcttcagatgGTGATTCTGTGGTAGGAGATGAGTCGGATTTGGATCAGGGCTCGTCCTCGTCGTCTGGAGGCGAAGAGGAGGGTGAGGACGGCGAGGAGGAGGGTGAGGACGGCGAGGAGGATGAGTACGACTTCTCAAAAAGTAAGAAATCGTCGAAGTCTAAACATGATGATGGGTCCGAATCATTCTCGAATGCgctttccaatattttggGATCTCATCTAAAGGCGTATGACCGTGTAAACCCAATTTTAGCCAGAAACAAGAGggtattgaaaaaaagcGAGGCAGACAAACTGGAGCTAAAAGCCAAAAAGGCACTGCTTGCCCAAAAGAAACAGATGTTAAATAAGACTAGGAATACGGAGATCATCCCTACAGTAGCAGCTGGGGAAGATTCAGAGCGGATCACGAAGGTTTTAGAAAAAGAACGGAACCTGAGGAAAATTGCACAAAAGGGAGTGGTAAAGTTGTTCAATGCAATTTTGTCTACACAAGTGAAAACCGAGAGAGAAGTCCAAGAGACGCTGTCGACGGTTAAAAATGCAGCTGAAAGAAAGACCATATTGACTGAAGTCTCGAAggaaaagtttttggacTTGGTGAAAGCCGCTGGGAACAGCTAG
- the AXL1 gene encoding Axl1p (similar to Ashbya gossypii AGR251C) — translation MTLNKKPVFFDVTLYTPISSSKRSHRIIQLSNNLLALLISDPSETIASCAISVATGSHNDPPELPGLAHFCEHMVLSSGSKKYPEPNFFHESLTRNNGSKNAHTTGEQTSFYFEVPHTTSAELHVFEQLIDILAASFKEPVFHDILVNKEIYAIHSEHMGNKSTLSKMLYHATRLLANENHPFSHFSTGNVFTLTNMPRVNKLNLKTELIKYFKEHFRAEKMVVCIRGSQSLNQLSKLAQLKFGDIPGSAAAGSPTSSPLKLKSWRSSNSITSSVDTSSTLASLDESRILKDTWLPRYSKEPVFTPRPKYNSMMIQSKKPPVIRFIFPVNYLSTRFTDKEIATYTKAWCDIIGDEGYGSFCHFLRQNNYISDLLAFSSSFAVNDDGLILQLHLTNYGWANVSIIVPLFWKYTVNTILDTSLSKIGQYLSELNSIDLLKFLYQDVERSPMERCAELCDQLMQDLSVVPPPFILKTSGLMFDCNDPRIQKIGSYSESQNSTDWWRGQAIKFQTFVKEFTTIENVKMIMLGPLSKCPFYSNSMQLTADTHYEYDYLKAYIEITELEAIDNEYEFHIPSPNQFLVPVGHKLSYIKKALLAASAQSENSSLFIVTQSDLLQTTPSLAGKNAFYELWTKEEDINLSFKSKSIVSLEVISTTLKPAPEYTMQLEILGQLLFSIISPVLYPAERAGYTYELSLSSKGDVRLGITLSGFTEGIMGILNIILDSLLELGEDSVEISKGMFRRARVMVRTKYEEAASENCATLASLGLLIVLEGCMWTLEDRLNALEDIDMESFVQFMKLFINGRNYLNLLVQGSDLSLADKVNDCVDAKLTHHMSSLETGKNILVEPTTHFIPRGSNLCVKKSGSHDDPNNSIVYFIQTGTRDNNYAYTLTVFTEFLMSMTLVPDLRGKKQIGYVVLGGLRVLSDTVGLHITTMSSNPPEYLEKKIDEYLSYLESMVLMKLNNEQFKMNYLNKFLRLVESNSLSKIEKTSGPANLMSQIEANVRSGSQNGSMAMKSHKRIRNQISYRRYNFEEEDEPINAKTIRNLTLREYMAFFHEKISVYSKSRAKMSVMVTSPMSKDEVQSKMMFLQIESFLKMKGFNIPSEDLKSIIVKSGGKPTVLLKHLFSYFRVRGESIKLLTAIVKEIVKQASNKPPGSAAKTSATPTGTSGTLQAMSQTVAPAVPLIEVTDVNSYRV, via the coding sequence ATGACATTAAACAAGAAACCGGTTTTCTTTGATGTGACACTTTACACACctatttcttcttcgaAGCGGTCTCACCGAATCATCCAATTAAGTAATAATTTGTTGGCTTTATTAATCTCAGACCCTTCAGAGACCATAGCTTCATGCGCTATTTCGGTTGCAACTGGTTCTCATAATGATCCACCGGAGCTTCCAGGTCTTGCGCATTTCTGCGAACATATGGTTCTATCTTCGGGGTCGAAGAAATATCCTGAGCCCAATTTCTTCCATGAATCATTAACCAGGAACAATGGTTCGAAAAATGCGCACACTACTGGGGAGCAGACATCTTTTTACTTTGAAGTTCCTCATACTACCTCAGCGGAACTGCATGTATTTGAGCAGCTAATCGATATTCTTGCTGCGTCCTTCAAGGAGCCTGTATTTCATGACATATTGGTTAACAAGGAAATTTATGCCATCCATAGTGAGCATATGGGGAATAAGTCCACGTTATCCAAGATGTTATATCATGCTACGAGACTACTTGCCAATGAGAATCATCCTTTCAGTCATTTCTCGACTGGTAATGTGTTCACGTTAACGAATATGCCTAGAGTAAATAAGCTTAATTTGAAGACAGAGTTGATTAAATACTTCAAGGAACATTTCCGCGCTGAGAAGATGGTGGTATGTATCAGAGGCTCTCAGTCGTTGAATCAACTAAGCAAGTTGGCTCAGTTAAAATTTGGTGATATTCCAGGATCTGCTGCCGCTGGGTCACCGACTTCTTCTCCCTTGAAATTAAAATCTTGGCGAAGCTCGAATTCCATAACAAGCAGCGTAGATACTTCCTCAACTTTGGCTAGCTTAGATGAATCCAGAATTCTCAAGGATACATGGTTGCCCCGTTATTCTAAGGAGCCTGTGTTCACCCCAAGGCCCAAATATAATTCCATGATGATACAGTCTAAAAAGCCGCCGGTGATACGATTTATTTTCCCAGTTAACTATCTTTCTACTAGATTTACGGATAAAGAAATTGCCACATATACGAAGGCATGGTGTGATATTATAGGTGATGAAGGATATGGGTCTTTTTGCCATTTCCTCAGACAAAATAACTATATTAGTGATCTTTTGGCATTTTCGTCTTCTTTTGCAGTGAATGATGATGGATTGATTTTACAATTGCATTTAACCAATTATGGCTGGGCCAATGTATCCATTATTGTTCCTTTGTTTTGGAAGTACACAGTTAACACAATTTTGGACACTTCTTTATCGAAAATAGGTCAATATTTAAGTGAATTAAATTCCATCGATcttttgaagtttctttACCAAGACGTGGAAAGATCACCAATGGAACGTTGTGCAGAGCTATGTGATCAATTGATGCAGGATCTATCTGTGGTACCGCCGCCattcattttgaaaacatcGGGGCTTATGTTTGATTGTAATGATCCCCGTATTCAAAAGATTGGTAGCTACTCTGAGTCACAAAACTCAACGGATTGGTGGAGGGGCCAAGCAATTAAATTCCAGACATttgttaaagaatttaCAACAATAGAAAACGTTAAGATGATAATGCTTGGACCTCTTTCCAAATGCCCTTTCTATTCAAATAGTATGCAACTAACCGCTGATACCCATTACGAATATGACTACTTGAAAGCATACATTGAAATAACAGAACTAGAAGCTATTGATAATGAATATGAATTTCATATTCCTTCCCCAAATCAGTTTTTAGTTCCTGTTGGTCACAAGCTTTCATACATCAAGAAAGCGCTTTTGGCAGCGTCTGCCCAATCTGAGAATTCGTCGTTATTCATAGTTACACAATCAGACTTACTACAAACCACTCCCAGCTTGGCTGGTAAAAATGCCTTTTACGAGCTGTGGACCAAAGAGGAAGATATAAATCTATCCTTCAAATCCAAGAGCATTGTCAGCCTGGAGGTCATTAGTACAACCTTAAAGCCCGCGCCAGAATATACAATGCAACTTGAAATTTTAGGGCAGTTACTCTTTTCAATCATATCTCCAGTTCTATATCCAGCAGAACGTGCAGGCTATACATACGAGCTTTCCTTATCATCCAAGGGAGATGTTAGACTTGGAATCACCTTGTCTGGATTTACAGAAGGTATCATGGGGATCTTGAATATTATACTTGACTCTTTGCTTGAGCTTGGGGAAGATTCGGTGGAAATTTCCAAAGGAATGTTTAGGAGAGCAAGAGTTATGGTGAGGACTAAGTATGAAGAGGCTGCAAGTGAAAATTGTGCCACCCTTGCAAGTTTAGGTCTTTTAATTGTTTTAGAAGGCTGTATGTGGACTTTAGAGGACAGATTAAATGCTCTGGAAGATATAGACATGGAGTCTTTTGTCCAGTTCATGAAACTTTTCATTAATGGAAGAAAttatttaaatttattgGTCCAAGGGTCAGATTTATCGCTCGCAGACAAGGTGAATGATTGTGTGGATGCCAAACTAACGCATCATATGTCCAGTTTAGAAACCGGCAAGAATATCTTAGTTGAGCCTACTACTCACTTCATACCTCGAGGGAGTAACTTATGTGTGAAGAAATCGGGGTCTCATGACGATCCAAACAATAGTATTGTCTATTTTATTCAAACGGGTACTAGAGATAACAACTACGCATATACCTTAACTGTTTTTACAGAGTTTTTAATGTCTATGACGCTGGTGCCCGATTTAAGAGGAAAGAAACAGATTGGTTACGTTGTATTAGGTGGTCTCAGGGTACTCTCCGATACTGTAGGATTGCATATTACAACAATGTCAAGCAATCCACCCGAATATTTGGAGAAAAAGATCGATGAATATCTATCTTATTTAGAAAGTATGGTGCTTatgaaattgaacaatGAGCAATTCAagatgaattatttgaataaattCCTCCGATTAGTTGAAAGTAACTCTTTAAGCAAGATTGAGAAAACATCAGGTCCCGCAAACCTAATGAGTCAAATTGAAGCTAACGTTCGCAGTGGAAGCCAAAACGGCAGTATGGCAATGAAATCTCATAAGCGCATAAGAAATCAAATAAGTTACAGAAGATACAATTTcgaagaggaagatgaacCTATCAATGCGAAAACTATTAGAAATTTGACCCTAAGAGAGTACATGGCATTTTTCCATGAAAAGATTAGCGTTTACTCGAAGAGCAGAGCCAAAATGTCAGTCATGGTTACAAGTCCAATGAGTAAAGATGAAGTTCAAAGTAAAATGATGTTTTTACAGATAGAATCCTTCTTGAAGATGAAGGGATTCAATATCCCAAGTGAAGATCTTAAAAGCATAATAGTAAAATCTGGTGGGAAACCAACTGTCTTGTTAAAGCATCTTTTCAGCTACTTCAGAGTTCGGGGAGAAAGCATAAAGTTATTAACAGCTATAGTCAAGGAAATTGTGAAACAGGCAAGCAACAAACCCCCAGGTTCCGCTGCTAAGACTAGTGCTACCCCTACAGGTACGTCTGGGACTCTGCAAGCGATGAGCCAAACTGTAGCACCTGCGGTTCCTTTGATAGAAGTCACAGACGTGAATTCCTACCGCGTATAG
- the TRS20 gene encoding TRAPP subunit TRS20 (similar to Ashbya gossypii AGR246W), which translates to MPPFYFAIIGHKDTPIYEAEFTSLQQSFPPNLKELNPFILHASLDIIEDLQWQTTSSNSSTYNNSNTISGNSTSFLRSRHSHSGVYGPGNCYLSKVDHFYGLVITAYITYGNMKFVLIHGNNNSSAVSSVDDNVVKNFYQEVHELYIKTSMNPFYEVDRPITSPIFDSKVKALAKKYLTK; encoded by the coding sequence ATGCCGCCATTTTACTTTGCCATAATTGGTCATAAGGATACTCCGATTTATGAGGCTGAGTTTACCTCTCTCCAGCAGTCATTCCCTCCTAActtgaaggaattgaatCCATTCATTCTACATGCCTCCTTGGACATAATAGAAGATCTACAATGGCAAACTACAAGTTCTAACTCTTCAACttataataatagcaaTACCATTAGTGGTAATAGTACATCATTCCTGAGATCAAGACATAGTCATAGTGGGGTATATGGCCCAGGTAATTGCTACTTATCCAAGGTGGATCATTTTTATGGACTAGTGATTACGGCTTACATAACATATGGGAATATGAAGTTTGTTTTAATCCATGGGAACAACAATTCATCAGCAGTTTCTAGTGTTGATGATAACGTAGTCAAGAATTTCTATCAGGAAGTTCATGAATTATACATCAAGACGTCGATGAACCCATTTTATGAGGTGGATAGGCCAATTACCAGTCCCATATTTGATTCCAAGGTCAAGGCTCTCGcaaagaaatatttaacaaagtag
- the KAR3 gene encoding Kar3p (similar to Ashbya gossypii AGR253W), translating into MTAPTTPNKQRDYGHMPSSPSLIPSPRNASYSPKYQPRSEEIDESRIKVLNPVDTNQIISSTKQHLQQHKEPHSHMTHFYRENVKQLTYLQDNLMLKKQKLDLVRDEMVSTRAKVDTLELKLEKLKEDKRSKEQEVLLKENELKSLRDESETKKKFMLQGHDLQLQQVKSRKEAELNSLQSSYRSRWDRTKFLKVQQFDVERDETLAEVVELRKLVEESEMHLKKLLQDNESKDREQKEIWLRNFQNDWKRTIQDNEAASGEIERLQKQVKNELKPKLRSQEEEIILLKETLKQLRKKLDASKALSVSLSDKINLTTLGIKNSLKIRRELKDYIETSKREMNQIREILIKEETMRRKLHNELQELRGNIRVYCRIRPPLLAESQDTSHFHIEKFNESKGFQALTIKRENGRCFSYNFHFDKIFEPHNTNADVFQEICQLVQCSLDGYNVCIFAYGQTGSGKTYTMLNPGDGMIPMTLSHIFQWTEDLMEHGWRYEMDCEYIEIYNETILDLLREFNSNDNIDDILESQKHEIRHDHDNHATSITNVTKMKMTSQEQVDSMLKRASRMRSTACTRSNERSSRSHSVFMVHINGHNDQTGEVSHGKLNLIDLAGSERINSSLVTGDRLRETQNINKSLSCLGDVIYALNSPDAAKRHIPFRNSKLTYLLQYSLIGDSKTLMFVNIPSDQKHTNETLNSLRFASKVNSTKMTKR; encoded by the coding sequence ATGACTGCACCTACTACTCCTAATAAGCAACGTGATTATGGTCATATGCCATCTTCGCCGTCGCTGATTCCATCGCCTAGGAATGCTTCGTATTCGCCTAAGTACCAGCCACGGTCTGAAGAGATAGATGAAAGTCGTATCAAAGTGCTTAATCCTGTGGATACCAACCAAATCATTAGTTCTACCAAGCAGCATCTGCAACAGCACAAAGAACCACACAGTCACATGACGCATTTTTATCGTGAGAATGTTAAGCAGTTGACATATTTGCAAGATAATTTGATGctgaagaagcagaaattGGATCTTGTGCGAGATGAGATGGTTTCCACCAGGGCGAAGGTGGACACTCTTGAGTTGAAGttggaaaagttgaaggagGATAAGCGTTCGAAAGAACAGGAAGTTCTGCTAAAGGAGAATGAATTGAAGAGCCTACGTGATGAGTCTGAAaccaagaagaagtttATGTTGCAAGGTCATGATTTACAGTTGCAACAGGTGAAGAGCAGAAAGGAGGCGGAATTGAATTCGTTGCAATCTAGTTATAGAAGTAGATGGGATAGGACGAAATTTCTGAAAGTTCAGCAGTTCGATGTAGAGCGGGATGAAACGTTGGCGGAGGTTGTGGAATTGAGAAAGTTGGTTGAAGAAAGCGAGATGCATCTAAAGAAGCTGCTTCAAGATAACGAATCTAAGGATAGAGAGCAGAAGGAAATTTGGTTGAGGAATTTCCAAAATGATTGGAAACGAACTATCCAGGACAATGAGGCAGCTTCGGGTGAAATAGAAAGATTGCAGAAGCAAGTTAAAAATGAATTAAAGCCAAAGCTAAGGTCCCAAGAAGAGGAGATTATATTACTCAAGGAAactttgaaacaacttcGGAAGAAACTGGACGCATCAAAGGCGCTGAGTGTATCTCTCTCTGATAAAATAAATCTCACTACCTTAGGTATTAAGAATTCGCTGAAGATCCGTAGAGAGTTGAAAGACTATATTGAAACATCTAAGAGAGAAATGAACCAAATTCGCGAAATATTGATCAAAGAAGAGACCATGAGACGAAAATTGCATAATGAACTTCAAGAGCTACGCGGTAATATTCGAGTATATTGTAGGATACGACCACCGTTATTAGCTGAATCTCAGGACACTTCTCACTTTCATATTGAGAAGTTTAATGAATCTAAGGGGTTTCAAGCTCTTACAATTAAACGTGAAAACGGTAGATGTTTTTCTTacaattttcattttgataaaatatttgagcCGCACAATACCAATGCAGACGTATTTCAAGAAATATGTCAATTGGTGCAATGTTCGTTAGATGGTTATAATGTTTGTATATTTGCATATGGACAAACAGGTTCTGGTAAAACTTACACTATGTTAAACCCAGGAGATGGTATGATTCCAATGACTTTATCCCATATATTTCAATGGACTGAAGACCTAATGGAACACGGCTGGCGTTATGAAATGGACTgtgaatatattgaaatttATAATGAGACCATTCTGGATTTATTGCGTGAATTCAATAGTAATGATAATATCGATGATATTCTGGAATCTCAAAAGCACGAAATTAGACACGACCACGATAATCACGCCACATCTATCACAAATGTAaccaaaatgaaaatgacTTCCCAAGAACAAGTTGACAGTATGTTAAAGAGGGCCTCACGTATGCGCTCAACTGCATGTACGCGATCTAATGAACGTTCCTCTAGATCACATAGCGTATTTATGGTTCATATTAATGGTCATAATGACCAAACAGGTGAAGTCTCGCACGGaaaattaaatttaattgatttGGCTGGATCTGAACGCATTAACTCATCACTAGTGACTGGTGATAGACTAAGGGAAACACAGAACATTAACAAGTCTTTAAGCTGTCTAGGTGACGTTATTTATGCATTGAATTCACCTGACGCGGCAAAACGACATATTCCATTTAGAAATTCGAAGCTTACCTATCTGTTGCAGTACAGTTTAATTGgtgattcaaaaactttaatGTTTGTTAATATTCCATCTGATCAGAAACACACTAATGAAACATTAAACTCCTTGAGGTTTGCATCTAAGGTCAATTCGACCAAAATGACCAAGAGATGA
- the DSN1 gene encoding MIND complex subunit DSN1 (similar to Ashbya gossypii AGR247C), with protein MSEERSYSRTPQRRRSGIHGLKVHTLPTEPSDLKHNSHSNIRSTQSQEEEEDIEDEYSRVKPQSSFETDEDFKFKRRRRKHSALGDRLDSLQDIQNAKWMDNFNSSMQVPQPIPQQVQMGGPSQYMQSPQGRQQAAVMPPPQYMPYMYYYPMPPPMMPMPTSPQRQIENIPSSMQGYPNTSTQPFFPHLAASMGNNQLVIPSAMYPPHYSHESRDPRNSRDRRRSIMSQRGRRLSMLSFQGEDKNVDVMKSEIISPHKDVPESDFYRHIGNTSFGRGLRTRQLFNWCMIRCLRRLEGMDAYRVAKDHASTYVSPQRISMVIIKEFVQDLRKGKIDMDWDCKDVKDIEFNPDDTEDTVLRELFNEDDEGDGVARMHSSVIRKRRRTIKIPNEKNIQNLENLKILQEKLSNLRSEIDLWSTELDKEKYQNIWISVGTKPIGKEVISVPDLELPAIPDSQDIKLKFVQRMDRFQASSHLLASHAKLLGDVLNLKSNKISRCLSVKNNTHKAKDNKKQTRKLLVSLSRTLSNWDQQIQN; from the coding sequence ATGAGTGAAGAACGATCATATTCTAGAACACCTCAGAGAAGAAGGTCAGGTATACATGGTTTAAAAGTGCATACTTTACCAACTGAACCAAGTGATTTAAAGCACAACAGCCACAGTAATATTAGGTCTACGCAAAGTcaggaagaagaagaagatattgaagatgagtATTCAAGGGTGAAGCCTCAATCTAGTTTTGAGACGGATGAAGACTTTAAATTCAAACGCCGTAGGAGAAAGCATAGTGCTTTAGGAGATCGATTAGATTCTCTTCAAGATATACAGAATGCAAAATGGATGGATAACTTCAACAGTTCTATGCAGGTCCCGCAGCCGATTCCGCAGCAGGTTCAGATGGGCGGGCCGAGCCAGTATATGCAATCCCCGCAGGGTAGACAGCAGGCTGCCGTTATGCCTCCACCACAATATATGCCATACATGTATTATTATCCTATGCCTCCCCCTATGATGCCTATGCCTACATCTCCACAACGGCAGATAGAGAACATACCATCTTCTATGCAGGGGTATCCTAATACCTCTACACAACCTTTTTTCCCTCACTTGGCTGCTTCTATGGGTAATAATCAATTGGTGATACCTTCTGCTATGTACCCCCCTCATTATTCACACGAAAGTAGGGATCCAAGGAATTCTAGAGATCGGAGGAGATCGATAATGTCGCAGCGAGGGAGGCGGTTGTCAATGCTATCATTTCAAGGCGAAGATAAGAATGTCGACGTGATGAAATCTGAGATTATATCGCCGCACAAGGATGTACCGGAGTCAGATTTCTACAGGCACATTGGAAACACGTCCTTTGGGCGTGGTTTGCGAACTAGGCAGTTATTCAATTGGTGTATGATCCGATGTTTGAGGAGGTTAGAAGGAATGGATGCTTATCGTGTGGCAAAGGATCATGCGTCCACTTACGTGAGTCCCCAGAGGATAAGTATGGTGATAATAAAGGAATTTGTACAGGACTTGCGTAAGGGGAAAATCGATATGGATTGGGATTGTAAGGATGTAAAGGATATTGAATTTAATCCTGATGATACCGAAGACACCGTTTTGCGTGAATTATTCAACGAAGATGACGAGGGTGATGGTGTCGCACGAATGCACAGCAGTGTAATTAGGAAACGAAGAAGAACGATCAAAATtccaaatgaaaagaatataCAAAACTTGGAAAATCTCAAAATATTGCAGGAAAAGCTTTCGAACCTCAGATCGGAGATAGATCTATGGTCAACCGAATTAGATAAGGAGAAGTACCAGAATATCTGGATATCCGTGGGTACGAAACCCATCGGCAAGGAAGTAATTTCAGTACCCGATTTAGAATTGCCAGCTATTCCAGATTCTCAAGACATTAAATTAAAGTTCGTACAACGCATGGATAGATTCCAAGCCTCCTCACATCTCTTAGCTTCTCATGCTAAGTTACTGGGCGATGTGTTAAATctaaaatcaaacaaaattTCCAGGTGTTTATCTGTAAAAAATAACACTCACAAAGCCAAAGACAACAAGAAGCAAACTCGAAAATTACTCGTTAGTCTTTCCAGAACACTCTCGAATTGGGatcaacaaatacaaaattAG
- the DUT1 gene encoding bifunctional dITP/dUTP diphosphatase (similar to Ashbya gossypii AGR249C) — translation MLDMSYQQQLNASDLKVKLLSNDATAPTRGSASAAGYDIFASKETTIPARGRALVATDISFTVPVGTYGRIAPRSGLAVKHGIDTGAGVIDRDYTGEVKIALFNHTDEEFKIQKGDRVAQLILERIVDDAKVVVVESLEETTRGEGGFGSTGK, via the coding sequence ATGCTTGATATGAGttaccaacaacaactaaACGCAAGTGACTTAAAAGTTAAATTGCTTTCTAATGACGCTACCGCACCAACGAGGGGCTCAGCGTCCGCAGCTGGTTACGATATCTTTGCTTCgaaagaaacaacaattCCAGCTAGAGGCAGGGCATTAGTCGCTACAgatatttcttttactGTTCCAGTTGGAACGTATGGAAGGATAGCACCAAGATCTGGATTGGCTGTGAAGCATGGAATAGACACCGGTGCTGGTGTAATCGATAGAGACTACACTGGTGAAGTTAAGATTGCACTCTTCAACCAtacagatgaagaatttaaaatcCAGAAGGGAGATCGGGTTGCTCAACTGATCTTAGAAAGGATTGTTGACGATGCTAAAGTGGTTGTCGTTGAATCACTCGAGGAAACTACCAGAGGTGAAGGTGGATTTGGCTCTACTGGGAAATAA
- the SRB6 gene encoding Srb6p (similar to Ashbya gossypii AGR248C): MSNQALLDKLDRTTETLAQTLSQLVRLSSIDDPGSADSSEGNATEISSSSTASLATTSILMVHSQTMQLIKGIQDLLIITRSIRETWVLGQVPDKDKQRETKMDYEKCEAMLDRALNEIFGPPRA; the protein is encoded by the coding sequence ATGAGTAACCAGGCACTTCTGGACAAATTAGACCGTACCACAGAAACCTTAGCCCAAACGTTGTCCCAGCTGGTCAGACTTTCATCAATTGATGACCCTGGCTCAGCAGATTCATCAGAAGGAAATGCCACCGAGATATCTAGTTCTTCTACAGCATCGCTTGCCACAACAAGTATTTTAATGGTCCACTCCCAGACTATGCAACTTATCAAAGGAATTCAAGATCTGTTGATTATTACAAGATCCATCAGAGAAACATGGGTTCTAGGACAGGTGCCAGACAAAGATAAGCAGAGAGAAACCAAGATGGATTATGAAAAATGTGAAGCAATGCTGGACCGAGCGCTTAACGAAATTTTCGGCCCCCCTCGTGCTTGA